Proteins from one Pseudomonas sp. KBS0710 genomic window:
- a CDS encoding anti-virulence regulator CigR family protein, which yields MFKSRSLVVVITCIALVAGSATALADPGNAKGQGHGNGNGNGQGGQGKKGKGGGSQYGPSIDRGSVLGVLGGYRDYWRPGPQLPPGIQKNLARGKPLPPGIAKKLDGRLLGRLPHYDGYEWQQAGTDLILVAIASGIIYEVLNGAFD from the coding sequence ATGTTCAAATCTCGCTCGTTGGTAGTCGTCATCACTTGCATTGCCCTGGTCGCGGGCTCGGCGACGGCGTTGGCTGATCCTGGTAACGCAAAGGGGCAAGGCCATGGCAACGGCAACGGCAACGGCCAAGGCGGGCAGGGCAAGAAGGGCAAAGGCGGCGGTTCGCAATATGGCCCCAGCATTGATCGAGGCAGCGTGCTGGGCGTGCTCGGTGGCTATCGTGATTATTGGCGGCCTGGCCCACAACTGCCCCCTGGCATACAAAAGAACCTCGCCCGAGGAAAGCCGCTGCCTCCAGGGATTGCGAAAAAGCTGGACGGCCGATTACTCGGCAGGCTGCCTCATTACGACGGCTACGAATGGCAGCAGGCAGGCACGGATCTGATCCTCGTGGCTATTGCCTCCGGGATCATCTACGAAGTGCTTAACGGCGCGTTTGACTAG
- a CDS encoding VOC family protein produces MRTFSIQHIDHVVLRVKDITRSLAFYTSVLGCEVKKRRDDLGMIHLSAGTSLIDLVDVNGSIGREGGEPAGKQRHNVDHVCLRVEPFDESAILSHLADAGVFAEKAQKRYGADGTGWSIYVNDPDDNRIELKGPAV; encoded by the coding sequence ATGCGCACCTTTTCAATCCAACATATAGATCATGTTGTTTTACGCGTGAAGGACATCACCCGCAGCCTGGCGTTTTACACTTCGGTACTGGGCTGTGAGGTCAAAAAGCGCCGTGACGACCTCGGCATGATCCACCTGAGTGCCGGGACGTCCCTGATTGACCTGGTCGATGTGAACGGGTCGATCGGTCGTGAAGGTGGGGAGCCGGCGGGCAAGCAGAGGCATAACGTCGATCACGTCTGTTTGAGGGTTGAGCCATTTGACGAGTCGGCCATTCTTAGCCACTTGGCTGATGCGGGGGTGTTCGCGGAAAAGGCGCAGAAGCGCTATGGCGCAGACGGGACAGGCTGGTCGATTTATGTTAACGATCCGGATGATAACCGGATCGAGCTGAAAGGCCCTGCCGTTTAG